One Indicator indicator isolate 239-I01 chromosome Z, UM_Iind_1.1, whole genome shotgun sequence genomic window carries:
- the RFK gene encoding riboflavin kinase: MRHLPYFCRGEVVKGFGRGSKDLGIPTANFSEQVVESFPSDISTGIYYGWACVGNGDVHKMVLSIGWNPFYKNIKKSVETHIIHTFKEDFYGEILSIVITGYIRPERNFDSLDALISAIQEDIEEAKRQLDLPEHLKLKENNFFRLPEGKTVNKH, from the exons ATGAGGCACCTGCCGTACTTCTGCCgtggggaggtggtgaagggttTCGGCAGAGGCTCCAAGGATCTAGGCATCCCCACCG CTAACTTTTCTGAGCAAGTAGTCGAAAGCTTTCCATCTGATATTTCTACTGGTATATACTATGGATGGGCATGTGTTGGAAATGGAGATGTGCATAAAATGGTTTTGAGCATAGGATGGAACCCTTTCTATAAGAATATTAAGAAGTCAGTG GAAACACACATTATCCACACCTTTAAAGAAGACTTCTATGGAGAAATTCTTAGTATAGTCATCACTGGATATATTCGGCCAGAAAGAAACTTTGATTCCTTAG ATGCACTCATTTCAGCAATTCAGGAAGACattgaagaagcaaaaagacaGCTAGATTTACCAGAACACCTTAAACTCaaagaaaataacttctttCGTCTACCAGAAGGCAAAACAGTAAACAAACACTGA